One window from the genome of Cryptomeria japonica chromosome 6, Sugi_1.0, whole genome shotgun sequence encodes:
- the LOC131067305 gene encoding uncharacterized protein LOC131067305 yields MAMEIDESVVEELDEQSFSSSPKSSDSSSSNRVKFLYSYGGRILPRPADGKLRYVGGQTRVFAADRNITFAELVTKMTEILGSSVALKFQLPTEDLDALVSIKSDEDLKNLLEEYERLEVKVRAFLFPLNPNAAVRGTATHMDQSSEERTGTKAIPMARVSQEAPGSARFCALTKTHISQVRDHRFESHCRQVSARGLYHSQQGVHETAIMAGRPPRLPYNSPVRYALRCPAQIYDPAAMPPQHNSAATVAPMAYVDDSQFLRVDHLVYSGFNCHYTSPAPHFHSAQVPVPGKAKIAPPQYKETIAYKNILHNPYQGDGLEGFRAHHQLLVQH; encoded by the exons ATGGCAATGGAAATCGATGAATCTGTGGTAGAGGAGTTGGATGAGcagtctttttcttcttctcctaagTCGAGCGACAGCTCCAGTTCGAATCGCGTTAAGTTTCTGTATAGCTATGGAGGACGCATTCTTCCTCGGCCTGCCGATGGAAAGCTCCGTTACGTCGGAGGGCAGACCAGAGTATTTGCTGCCGATCGTAACATTACCTTTGCAG AGCTTGTTACGAAAATGACTGAGATCCTTGGTTCGAGCGTCGCGCTGAAGTTCCAGCTGCCGACCGAGGATCTGGATGCCTTGGTTTCGATCAAATCCGATGAGGATTTGAAAAACTTGTTGGAGGAATATGAGAGGCTGGAGGTGAAAGTGCGAGCGTTTCTTTTCCCTTTAAACCCTAATGCGGCCGTTCGTGGAACGGCCACTCATATGGATCAGAGCTCCGAGGAGAGGACCGGAACAAAGGCCATTCCTATGGCTCGTGTGTCTCAGGAGGCGCCTGGATCCGCTCGATTTTGTGCTCTGACAAAAACTCACATTTCACAAGTTCGTGATCATCGGTTCGAATCCCATTGCCGTCAGGTCAGCGCACGTGGACTCTACCACAGCCAGCAAGGCGTGCACGAAACAGCTATAATGGCCGGACGACCGCCACGTCTGCCATACAACAGTCCAGTCAGGTATGCACTGCGCTGCCCTGCTCAAATATATGATCCGGCCGCCATGCCACCTCAGCACAACTCTGCTGCAACGGTCGCGCCAATGGCGTACGTGGACGACAGTCAGTTCTTACGTGTCGACCACCTGGTTTACAGTGGTTTTAATTGTCATTATACTTCCCCTGCTCCTCATTTTCATTCGGCTCAGGTTCCAGTCCCGGGAAAGGCAAAAATAGCTCCACCACAATATAAGGAAACCATAGCTTATAAGAACATTTTGCATAATCCTTACCAGGGAGACGGCTTAGAGGGTTTTCGTGCTCACCATCAGTTGCTCGTACAGCATTAG